From Solibacillus sp. FSL W7-1464:
CGGAAGCGGCGGGATTAGGGGGAGTTATTGCACATGGCATGTTGGTGATGGGCTTTGTCGGACAGGCAATTGGACAATGGTTCGAAGTAAAGGATTTGAAGAAATTCACTACGAGATTTAAAGCAATGACAAGACCGGGAGAAAGAATAACAATTCAAGGCCGGATTGTTGATGAAAATGAAACCTGTTGGATTTGTGAGGCGGAAGCAGTCAATGAAGATGCTGAAGTAAAAGTGAAGGCATTTTTTGAGTTGAAAAAATAATTACTTTTACGTTTGTTCTAGAGAGATGTTTCGTTACGTAAAATTTGTGATGTTGACTGCAATTTTACAGGAGTATCTCTTTAATACACAAGCAGTTATGGACGAAGCGAACAAAATTTAAGGGGGAACTGGCAATGAGAGAATACGTAACGACGAAACAGGAAATCAACAAAAATTCACTACCGTATAACTTGTATCAGAAAGCAAAAAAATTCGGAATCTGGAATCCGGTAGATATCGACTTTACACAGGATAAAGAAGACTGGAAGAAATTAAGTGAGGAGCAACAATTAGAGGTACTTACACAGTTTGCTCAATTTATCGGCGGTGAAGAAGCGGTCACTCAAGATATTTTACCGATGATCATGGCAGTTTCCAAAAAGGGATGGTTCGAAGAGGAATCGTATTTAACAACATTCCTTTTTGAAGAAGCGAAGCATGCTGAATTTTTCAGTCTGTTCCTGGAAGAAATCGGCGTAACGGAAGATTTGACACATTTACTTTCACCAGGCTACCGAAAGTTATTTGATGAAACATTACCGGCAGTGATGGGGAAATTGATTGATGATCAGTCACCGGAAGCGATGATCGATGCAGCGGTTACTTACAATATTTTCGCGGAAGGTGTTTTGGCTGAAACAGGTTACTGGTTCTTCCATGAAGCACTCTCAAAATCAAATCTGTTCCCGGGGTTTATTACAGGAATTCGAAATGTAAAGCGTGACGAAGGACGTCATATTGGTTTCGGTACATTCCTCATTCAGCGCCTGATCAGTGAAAATCCTGAACTTGAGCTGTTTGAACGCGTGCAACAAAGACTGCAGGAGCTGTTACCGATTGCGATGATGTTAACGGAAAGAAAAGAAGAAGTAACAAGTCTTGGTATCGAACGAGGGAAATCGATGGAATTTGCAATGAAACAATTGCAGGCACGTCTGACAGTTCTTTCACGGGCAAAAGGAAAGACTTTAGAAGAAATCTACAATACGGACATTGCTTTAGAGGAAGTATAGGAAATAATCATTCAGACGCTGTAACAAGACAGTTTGCTATTTAAAGGGGGATGAAGGATGACGACAGACGTACAAGTAAAGGTCTTTCCGCAATATATCAATGGTGAATGGACTCCACCTGCTTCAGGTGAATTTTTTGATGTAATTAATCCGGCTACATCAGAAGTCGTTGCGAAAGTTTCAAAAGGGAACCAGGATGATGTGAATAAGGCGGTTCAAAATGCGAAAGAAGTATTTGAATCGGGTGTATGGTCAGGAAAAACGCAGGCGGAACGCGCACAGATCATGCTGCAATTTGCGGGGAAAATCAGGGAGCATGCCCAGGAAATCATTTTCCTGGAGGGGATCAGTACAGGGGCGACACTTCGTAAATTAGGTGGCGCGGATATCCGACAGTTAATCCTTTCTCTTACTCAAACAGCGGATTTATCATTGAAATATGAAGCTGTAACAGCGCTTCCCGTTAATGAGCAGCTCGGTGCGAACCGAAGCCTGCTTGTTCGTGAACCTCTCGGTGTAGTAGCGGCGATCACGCCATTTAACTTCCCGTTAGTATTAGCGATGTGGAAAATCGCACCAGCAATCGCGATGGGGAACTCGATCATTATCAAGCCGGCTTCGAATACACCACTAGGTACATTGAAGCTTGCACAATTAGCTGTTGAAGCCGGTATTCCACCAGGGGTAATTAATGTCATTACTGGTCCGGGAGCTGAAGTGGGGGATGCCCTTGTCACGCATCCGGATGTATCGAAAGTGGCATTTACTGGATCTACTGAAGTAGGCAGAAAGATTATGGCGCAAGCTGCGGGAACGGTAAAGAAAGTGACGCTTGAACTTGGAGGAAAAGCGCCTGCGATCGTACTACCGGATGTAGATCTCGAAGTAGCGATTCCGGGAATTCTGCTCGGTGTGTTTTTCCATTCCGGGCAAGTGTGTGAAGCGAGTACACGAGTTATCGTCCATGAATCCATATATGATATCGTCGTCCAACAACTAGCTGAAACATCGAAGAAAATTAAGCTCGGTCAGCCGCTTGATATGACAACTGGAATGGGGCCGGTGATCTCTGAATCACAGATGAATAAAATCCTCGATTATATTCAGTCTGGCGTTGATGAAGGAGCAAGACTTGTATGCGGTGGTAAACGGGCATCAGGTCCAGGGCTGGATAACGGATATTTCATCGAGCCGACGATTTTCGCAGACGTAACGAATGATATGAAGATTGCGCGAGAAGAAATCTTTGGTCCGGTATTATGCGTGCTTAAATATTCAACAGAAGAAGAGGCAATCGCCATCGCCAATGATACGGAATACGGGTTATCAGGCGGTGTCTGGGGTCGTGATGTGACGAAAGCAAATGAAATTGCTACGAAAATTAATGCGGGAACAGTCTGGATCAATGACTGGCATATTTTCCGTACAGATGCTCCATTCGGCGGCTATAAGCAAAGTGGTGTAGGTCGTGAACAGGGAGCTCAAGTGTTTGATGACTACACGGAGCTTAAAAATATTTGCACGTCCTTAACGACGGAAAACGCACAGCGTCCAGCTTTAGGTTTAATCTTTTAATCGAAAAACGAATGGAGAGATACGATGAAAACGACTTCCTATTTTGAGTTCACGCATCGCCCTGAAATCCGAAGTGGTGCAGGTTCACATATTTTAGTGCCGGATTTAATTCAAGGTTTAGGCGGAAAGCGCCCTGTTCTTTTTTCGGATAAAGGACTGACGGATGCCGGTTTAACGCAAAAAATCAAAAGCTTATTTGACATGGTACCCGGCATAAAGCTTGCTGGTGTGTTTGATGATATTCAGCAAGATGCGAAATCAAGCAATATTAACAGAGGTCTGAAGTATTTTAAAGATTGCAATGGCGACTCCATCATTGCGATTGGCGGAGGCAGTGTTTTAGATACTGCCAAAACAATTAAATGGGCTCTTTATAATGGTGTGAATCAAGTCGAATATACTTTAACGGGGAATGTTCTGGAAGTATGGCCGGATGCTAAGCCATTCGGTATTCCGCATATTTCGCTTCCGACAACTGCCGGAACAGGCGCAGAAATTTCCAGTATTTCTGTTGTGTTCAATGAAATGCTGAATTTGAAATGCAACTTGATGAATCCGTATTTAAGTTCCGACATTGCGGTATTAGATCCCGATTTAACGGTAGGCTTACCGCGACGAGTAACAGCATTTACCGGTATGGATGCACTGACACATGCTGTAGAAGGATTTTTCTCAACAAAATCCACGAATTTCTCGGATGCTTTTGCGCTGCATGCTGCAAAGATCATCGTCGAAAATTTAACTACAGCAGTACATGATGGGAAAAATGTTGCGGCACGTGCCAATATGCTTCAGGCAAGTGCGATGGCGATCACAAGCTTCCAGGCGGCGATGGCCAATATACCAATTCACAATATAGCCCATACGTATGGTGCGAAATACGGGATTCCACACGGTTTGGCAAATGCAGTTCTCATGCCGAGTGTGATGAAAAACATGCCGAACATGTATTTACCGAAAGTAAATGCATTTGCTTCTGCATTAGGGGTCATCCCGAATGCTGAAAATCCGCAAGAAACATTGGATGAGTGCATCAATGTAATTGTCGATTTAAGAAATGCAGTAAATCTGCCGCCAAGCTTTGACGAATTTAATATTGATGCGGCGGATATTCCGCAACTTGTGCCTGCTGTTCAAAACGATCCGTCGTCTTTAAGTTTCCGTATTCCGGATGACATCATCGTAAACGTTTCTAAAGAAGTAATCAGTTCAAAAGTAAGTATTTGATTTAAAGGAAGCGCTCTTGAGGAGAGGGGGGAATCTTCCTTTCCTTTGATCGATAATTTGAAAGTAGGAGGTTACATTATGAATATTGTTGAATTGCTTACTTCAACAACTTCACGTTTGCCGGATCAACCTGTCATCCACTTCAAAGGGGCAATGCTTACTTATAAAGAATTGCAAGATAAAGTGTACAAAATCGCCGCAGGTTTGAAGGAACAAGGTGTCACAAAAGGTACAAATATAGCATTAATGATGACGAATCGCCCGGAATATATTATTACGTATTTTGCTGTTTTAGCGAATGGAGGTACGGTCGTTCCGATCAATCCGACATTTAAAGAGCAGGAAGTTACGTATATCGTAAACGATTCTGAAGTGGAACTGTTAATTATGGAAGATGTGTGTAGGCCCGTCATTGAAAATGCAATGGCTCAATTGAAAACGGTCAAAACAATTATTAACTACAGTGATACGGCCGATGAACAATTTTTATCATGGCATCAACTGGACACATCCGCTTCTATTTCAGAAATTGTACCCCTTCATGAATCTGATGTCGCACAAATTATTTATACTTCCGGAACGACAGGAAATCCGAAGGGCGCCATGATTACACACGGAAATCTAAACTGGATGGCAATAACAGCAGCCGTCTACAATCAGTTAGTTCCGAGTGACCGTGTACTATGTGTATTGCCCTTGTTCCATGCTTATGCAAAACTTCAGGGCTTCCTTGCACCGATTGCTCACGGTTGTGCAATTTATTTAGAGGAACGGTTCCATCCTGTCGAAACATTAAAAGCGATTGCCGAACATGAAATTACAATCTTTTTAGGTGTGCCGACAATGTATGCCTTTTTTGCCCAAGTACCTCATTTAGTAGAGCAGCTGGACTTCTCAAAATTACGTACAGCCGGTTCAGGTGGTGCAAGCTTACCGGCAGAGCTATTGCACAAGACGAATGAATCGTTCGGTGTCAGTATTTCAGAAGGATACGGTTTAACGGAAAGTACGGTCATGCTGTTGACAACACACCGAAGCTTACCGAAGAAAGTCAATTCTGTCGGCATGCCGTTACCGGGAATCGATTTAAAGCTGGTCGATCCGGAAGGCAATGAAGTGGCCGATCATGAAGTAGGCGAAATCTTATTCAGAGGGCC
This genomic window contains:
- a CDS encoding MaoC/PaaZ C-terminal domain-containing protein; amino-acid sequence: MEIGQTLEPLQKEEITHTQLVRYAGASGDFNPIHTVVPFAEAAGLGGVIAHGMLVMGFVGQAIGQWFEVKDLKKFTTRFKAMTRPGERITIQGRIVDENETCWICEAEAVNEDAEVKVKAFFELKK
- a CDS encoding R2-like ligand-binding oxidase, translated to MAMREYVTTKQEINKNSLPYNLYQKAKKFGIWNPVDIDFTQDKEDWKKLSEEQQLEVLTQFAQFIGGEEAVTQDILPMIMAVSKKGWFEEESYLTTFLFEEAKHAEFFSLFLEEIGVTEDLTHLLSPGYRKLFDETLPAVMGKLIDDQSPEAMIDAAVTYNIFAEGVLAETGYWFFHEALSKSNLFPGFITGIRNVKRDEGRHIGFGTFLIQRLISENPELELFERVQQRLQELLPIAMMLTERKEEVTSLGIERGKSMEFAMKQLQARLTVLSRAKGKTLEEIYNTDIALEEV
- a CDS encoding aldehyde dehydrogenase family protein; this encodes MTTDVQVKVFPQYINGEWTPPASGEFFDVINPATSEVVAKVSKGNQDDVNKAVQNAKEVFESGVWSGKTQAERAQIMLQFAGKIREHAQEIIFLEGISTGATLRKLGGADIRQLILSLTQTADLSLKYEAVTALPVNEQLGANRSLLVREPLGVVAAITPFNFPLVLAMWKIAPAIAMGNSIIIKPASNTPLGTLKLAQLAVEAGIPPGVINVITGPGAEVGDALVTHPDVSKVAFTGSTEVGRKIMAQAAGTVKKVTLELGGKAPAIVLPDVDLEVAIPGILLGVFFHSGQVCEASTRVIVHESIYDIVVQQLAETSKKIKLGQPLDMTTGMGPVISESQMNKILDYIQSGVDEGARLVCGGKRASGPGLDNGYFIEPTIFADVTNDMKIAREEIFGPVLCVLKYSTEEEAIAIANDTEYGLSGGVWGRDVTKANEIATKINAGTVWINDWHIFRTDAPFGGYKQSGVGREQGAQVFDDYTELKNICTSLTTENAQRPALGLIF
- a CDS encoding iron-containing alcohol dehydrogenase, with protein sequence MKTTSYFEFTHRPEIRSGAGSHILVPDLIQGLGGKRPVLFSDKGLTDAGLTQKIKSLFDMVPGIKLAGVFDDIQQDAKSSNINRGLKYFKDCNGDSIIAIGGGSVLDTAKTIKWALYNGVNQVEYTLTGNVLEVWPDAKPFGIPHISLPTTAGTGAEISSISVVFNEMLNLKCNLMNPYLSSDIAVLDPDLTVGLPRRVTAFTGMDALTHAVEGFFSTKSTNFSDAFALHAAKIIVENLTTAVHDGKNVAARANMLQASAMAITSFQAAMANIPIHNIAHTYGAKYGIPHGLANAVLMPSVMKNMPNMYLPKVNAFASALGVIPNAENPQETLDECINVIVDLRNAVNLPPSFDEFNIDAADIPQLVPAVQNDPSSLSFRIPDDIIVNVSKEVISSKVSI
- a CDS encoding class I adenylate-forming enzyme family protein, which encodes MNIVELLTSTTSRLPDQPVIHFKGAMLTYKELQDKVYKIAAGLKEQGVTKGTNIALMMTNRPEYIITYFAVLANGGTVVPINPTFKEQEVTYIVNDSEVELLIMEDVCRPVIENAMAQLKTVKTIINYSDTADEQFLSWHQLDTSASISEIVPLHESDVAQIIYTSGTTGNPKGAMITHGNLNWMAITAAVYNQLVPSDRVLCVLPLFHAYAKLQGFLAPIAHGCAIYLEERFHPVETLKAIAEHEITIFLGVPTMYAFFAQVPHLVEQLDFSKLRTAGSGGASLPAELLHKTNESFGVSISEGYGLTESTVMLLTTHRSLPKKVNSVGMPLPGIDLKLVDPEGNEVADHEVGEILFRGPNMMKGYYKKPDETANTIRDGWLYTGDMAYRDEEGYHFIVDRKKDIIIRGGFNIYPREIEELLYQHPAIVECSVIGRPDPIFGEKTVAYVVSKDSELTEEDIRDYCKVKLAEYKVPDYVSFIEEIPKSGTGKILKTALKNLDKNALPK